In one window of Allorhodopirellula heiligendammensis DNA:
- a CDS encoding site-2 protease family protein: protein MNSSDDILPILRPSTALPIVNHDESVVGGATEVSGDRKLIAAVRAIENKSTAGVAKLLTLIVSLAVFIAVGVAWWDAWMVTMIVIVLLFHEAGHYIAMRSFGYRNVKMFFVPFLGAAVSGRHFNISPWKKALVYLAGPVPGIVLALPLLAAGLITEQNWMFELAAMGLLLNVLNLLPIMPLDGGWIVHLTLLSRSPVLELVARLAGIGLMFAFAIFTGSPVVLIIAIPLMISLPTTFRVSSLIQRLRDRPLPQPERHEIPDEAIGLLDDAMQTTALHTMPLTNRAGLIVQIYESLIVRPPGLAATLAIWFVYVGAIVLGVLGGYSILLSRDLSDGVG from the coding sequence ATGAACTCTTCCGACGACATCCTCCCGATCTTGCGGCCGTCGACTGCCTTGCCAATCGTCAATCATGACGAGAGCGTGGTCGGCGGTGCCACCGAGGTGTCAGGTGACCGGAAACTGATCGCGGCGGTGCGGGCGATCGAAAACAAATCGACCGCAGGCGTTGCCAAACTTCTCACACTGATCGTTTCCCTGGCCGTATTCATCGCCGTGGGGGTGGCGTGGTGGGATGCGTGGATGGTGACCATGATCGTGATCGTGCTGCTGTTCCACGAAGCCGGGCACTACATTGCGATGCGGTCGTTTGGTTACCGCAACGTGAAGATGTTCTTTGTGCCCTTTCTCGGCGCTGCGGTCAGCGGTCGGCATTTCAACATTTCGCCGTGGAAGAAGGCCCTCGTCTATTTAGCGGGCCCAGTCCCAGGGATTGTGCTCGCATTGCCCCTGCTCGCCGCCGGGTTGATAACCGAGCAGAACTGGATGTTTGAGCTGGCCGCGATGGGTCTGCTATTGAACGTACTCAACCTGTTGCCAATCATGCCGCTCGATGGTGGTTGGATCGTACATCTGACGCTATTGAGCCGTTCACCAGTCTTGGAACTGGTCGCGAGACTCGCAGGCATCGGCCTGATGTTCGCGTTTGCAATCTTCACAGGCAGCCCGGTGGTCTTGATCATTGCAATCCCGTTGATGATTTCCCTGCCAACAACGTTTCGAGTTTCCTCGCTCATCCAGCGACTACGCGATCGACCACTACCGCAGCCCGAACGTCACGAGATCCCCGACGAGGCGATCGGACTGCTCGACGACGCCATGCAGACCACTGCTCTCCACACGATGCCTTTGACCAATCGAGCGGGACTGATTGTGCAGATCTATGAGTCCCTGATCGTCCGTCCGCCAGGATTGGCGGCGACACTGGCAATCTGGTTCGTCTACGTCGGCGCGATCGTCCTGGGAGTGCTCGGTGGCTACTCGATCCTCCTGAGTCGCGATTTGTCGGACGGCGTTGGTTAA
- a CDS encoding TenA family transcriptional regulator: protein MNDTTNESPVALVERASAIVTASGILENPYFRALRSGEMTLPVFLKSQQQFYFAVDYFSRPMSALVMRMDCPRRRLSILENIVEEHGGFEPNRFHETTFRAFLEQLSPSAGSRDIEMRPPVHAFNTAIMSACSQGELAVGIACLGVIEYAFAEISSAIGQAVIDRGWVPEGKLVHYSVHAELDKKHAAEFFELLVTEWADAKTRRSIEQGLQLGVYLFDRLYRDLTN from the coding sequence ATGAATGATACGACGAACGAGTCACCTGTAGCCTTGGTCGAGCGAGCGTCGGCGATCGTTACCGCATCGGGCATCTTGGAGAACCCCTACTTTCGTGCCCTACGATCGGGCGAAATGACGTTGCCTGTTTTCTTGAAGAGTCAACAACAGTTCTATTTTGCCGTCGACTACTTCTCACGACCGATGTCGGCGCTAGTCATGCGAATGGACTGTCCACGTCGTCGGTTGAGTATCCTGGAAAACATTGTCGAGGAGCATGGTGGCTTTGAACCGAATCGCTTTCACGAGACTACCTTTCGCGCCTTCTTAGAACAACTCAGCCCATCGGCAGGTTCTCGCGACATCGAAATGAGACCGCCTGTGCATGCATTCAACACTGCGATCATGAGTGCGTGCAGTCAGGGAGAACTGGCCGTTGGAATCGCGTGCCTGGGAGTAATCGAATATGCCTTTGCCGAGATCTCGTCGGCAATCGGGCAAGCGGTGATTGATCGAGGCTGGGTACCCGAAGGCAAACTAGTTCACTACAGCGTGCATGCTGAGTTAGACAAAAAACACGCTGCGGAATTTTTTGAGTTGCTCGTCACCGAGTGGGCCGACGCGAAGACGCGAAGAAGTATCGAGCAAGGACTTCAACTCGGCGTCTATCTGTTCGATCGTCTGTACCGAGACCTGACGAATTGA